Proteins found in one Paralichthys olivaceus isolate ysfri-2021 chromosome 19, ASM2471397v2, whole genome shotgun sequence genomic segment:
- the lratd1 gene encoding protein LRATD1, with the protein MGNQLDRITHLNYSELPTGDPSGLEKDELRVGVAYFFSDEEEEVDDRTPSDCGFTKDHSPAEEGPFSVSEVEYSAFCSQECIFSKLRENEDLNVYSAKTLLTMCKPGDLLELVAAAQAPHWAICEQDDQVIHLHKGEIRKDSLLEISSGRHGRIVNNRYRYRPLPPDLVMQNAAGHLGLRSEEICWTNSESFAAWCRFGKREFKAGGEVHSAEQQYFLKVHLSGSGVHTLVFRSLEDMIRERRRVDASGILKELSLVNGGKE; encoded by the coding sequence ATGGGAAATCAACTGGATCGGATCACCCACCTCAACTACAGCGAGCTGCCCACGGGGGATCCGTCCGGGCTGGAGAAGGACGAGCTTCGGGTCGGCGTCGCCTACTTCTTCTctgacgaagaggaggaggtggacgaCCGCACTCCGTCTGACTGCGGCTTCACCAAGGACCACAGCCCGGCCGAGGAGGGACCGTTCTCGGTCAGCGAGGTGGAGTACTCCGCGTTCTGCTCCCAGGAATGCATCTTCTCCAAACTGCGGGAGAACGAGGACTTGAATGTGTACTCGGCCAAAACTTTGCTGACTATGTGCAAACCGGGGGACCTGCTGGAGCTGGTGGCCGCGGCGCAAGCCCCCCACTGGGCCATCTGCGAGCAGGACGACCAGGTCATCCATCTGCACAAGGGCGAGATCCGCAAGGACAGCCTGCTTGAAATCAGCAGCGGTCGCCACGGGAGGATAGTGAACAATCGGTACCGGTATCGGCCGCTCCCCCCTGACCTGGTGATGCAGAACGCAGCGGGACACCTGGGCTTGCGCAGCGAGGAGATATGCTGGACCAACTCGGAAAGTTTCGCAGCCTGGTGTCGCTTTGGGAAACGGGAGTTTAAAGCCGGGGGAGAGGTGCACTCGGCGGAGCAGCAGTATTTCCTCAAAGTGCATCTGAGCGGCAGCGGGGTGCACACTCTGGTCTTTCGCAGCCTGGAGGACATGATCCGGGAGAGGAGGCGAGTGGACGCCAGTGGAATTCTCAAAGAGCTGTCTTTGGTTAACGGGGGCAAGGAGTGA